A region from the Zonotrichia leucophrys gambelii isolate GWCS_2022_RI chromosome Z, RI_Zleu_2.0, whole genome shotgun sequence genome encodes:
- the LOC135459871 gene encoding butyrophilin subfamily 2 member A2-like isoform X1 has protein sequence MVEAETDLRWTDSAFSQLKDLGSGREDSEGAMAFFLKPRPCTWDLALDYHTAKQFEVDVTLDPATVGPEVILSEDLKEATWGRPRCQWPEGPGRFDTDPCMLGSKGFTSGRHYWEVEANGRFWAVGVARESVQRKGRVLFKPNTEIWGLQKYDELCVALTAPSHTSVPLLNGEIGVYLDYEVGQVSFYAVSSRQRIFTFPASFSGERVFPYFCVLLSTIKLSPKG, from the exons ATGGTGGAGGCAGAAACGGATTTAAGATGGACAGATTCAGCCTTCAGCCAGCTCAAGGATTTGGGG TCAGGAAGAGAGGACTCTGAGGGTGCAATGGCTTTCTTCCTCAAACCACGGCCATGCACATGGGACCTTGCCCTGGACTACCACACCGCCAAACAGTTTGAAG tggACGTAACCCTGGATCCAGCCACAGTGGGCCCAGAGGTGATCCTCTCTGAGGACCTCAAGGAAGCCACCTGGGGCAGACCTCGATGCCAGTGGCCTGAGGGTCCAGGCCGGTTCGACACGGACCCGTGCATGCTGGGCAGCAAGGGCTTCACCTCGGGCCGCCACTACTGGGAGGTGGAGGCCAATGGGCGCTTCTGGGCCGTGGGGGTGGCCCGTGAGTCAGTTCAGAGGAAAGGCCGGGTCCTCTTCAAGCCCAACACTGAAATCTGGGGCTTGCAGAAGTATGATGAGCTCTGCGTTGccctcacagctccctcccACACCTCTGTTCCACTCCTCAATGGGGAGATTGGGGTCTACCTGGATTATGAGGTGGGACAGGTCTCTTTCTACGCTGTCAGCAGCCGCCAACGCATCTTCACTTTTCCTGCCTCCTTCAGTGGGGAGAGGGTCTTCCCCTACTTTTGCGTGCTCCTCTCAACCATTAAACTGTCCCCCAAGGGCTGA
- the LOC135459871 gene encoding E3 ubiquitin-protein ligase TRIM7-like isoform X2 has product MAFFLKPRPCTWDLALDYHTAKQFEVDVTLDPATVGPEVILSEDLKEATWGRPRCQWPEGPGRFDTDPCMLGSKGFTSGRHYWEVEANGRFWAVGVARESVQRKGRVLFKPNTEIWGLQKYDELCVALTAPSHTSVPLLNGEIGVYLDYEVGQVSFYAVSSRQRIFTFPASFSGERVFPYFCVLLSTIKLSPKG; this is encoded by the exons ATGGCTTTCTTCCTCAAACCACGGCCATGCACATGGGACCTTGCCCTGGACTACCACACCGCCAAACAGTTTGAAG tggACGTAACCCTGGATCCAGCCACAGTGGGCCCAGAGGTGATCCTCTCTGAGGACCTCAAGGAAGCCACCTGGGGCAGACCTCGATGCCAGTGGCCTGAGGGTCCAGGCCGGTTCGACACGGACCCGTGCATGCTGGGCAGCAAGGGCTTCACCTCGGGCCGCCACTACTGGGAGGTGGAGGCCAATGGGCGCTTCTGGGCCGTGGGGGTGGCCCGTGAGTCAGTTCAGAGGAAAGGCCGGGTCCTCTTCAAGCCCAACACTGAAATCTGGGGCTTGCAGAAGTATGATGAGCTCTGCGTTGccctcacagctccctcccACACCTCTGTTCCACTCCTCAATGGGGAGATTGGGGTCTACCTGGATTATGAGGTGGGACAGGTCTCTTTCTACGCTGTCAGCAGCCGCCAACGCATCTTCACTTTTCCTGCCTCCTTCAGTGGGGAGAGGGTCTTCCCCTACTTTTGCGTGCTCCTCTCAACCATTAAACTGTCCCCCAAGGGCTGA
- the LOC135459716 gene encoding C-type lectin domain family 2 member E-like — MEEIRVYSGFLGMERNKRAGHGMEMKPEARVACQVMLAVLFTALLITAIAFAVQAFQPHAQPCFQCPFDWIRYRGKCYYFSEAEGNWTYSQDNCSALGASLAMLDSMEDLSFVMRYKGISEHWIGLLREDEEQPWMWVNRSPLSHLFWIRGSGLCAYLDDNGLSSSHCSTERSWICNKHELQSSGKGNRMRRPPNLCVSSLGAAGRPSHSQISGAPQGHERKSQEDFEIPGQGVIGVSRGQQSVSGTRQTLGIHMR; from the exons atggaggaAATAAGAGTTTATTCCGGATTTTTGGGCATGGAAAGGAACAAGCGGGCAG GTCACGGCATGGAGATGAAGCCAGAGGCTCGTGTGGCCTGCCAGGTGATGCTGGCCGTGcttttcacagctctgctcatcACAGCCATCGCTTTTGCAG TGCAAGCTTTTCAGCCTcatgcccagccctgctttcAGTGCCCCTTTGACTGGATCAGGTACCGAGGAAAATGCTACTATTTTTCTGAGGCTGAAGGGAACTGGACATACAGCCAGGACAACTGCTCAGCACTTGGTGCTTCCTTGGCTATGCTGGACAGCATGGAGGACTTG AGCTTTGTGATGAGGTACAAAGGCATCTCAGAGCATTGGATTGGCCTTCTgcgggaggatgaggagcagccaTGGATGTGGGTGAATCGCTCACCTCTATCTCACCT GTTTTGGATCCGTGGTAGCGGGCTCTGTGCTTACCTGGATGACAatgggctcagctcctcccactgcagcactgagagGAGCTGGATTTGTAATAAACATGAGCTGCAGAGTTCAGGCAAGGGCAACAGGATGAGACGGCCTCCAAACCTCTGTGTCAGCTCcttgggtgctgcagggaggccTTCTCACTCCCAGATATCTGGTGCACCACAGGGACATGAAAGAAAATCTCAAGAAGACTTTGAAATCCCTGGGCAAGGGGTTATTGGGGTTTCCAGAGGCCAACAAAGTGTTTCTGGGACAAGGCAGACTTTGGGGATCCACATGAGATAG